The following coding sequences are from one Pseudodesulfovibrio sp. S3 window:
- a CDS encoding cytochrome ubiquinol oxidase subunit I produces MDVLMLSRLQFAAATMFHFIFVPLTLGLSVLIACMETAYVRTGNEVYKKMAKFWGKIFLVNFALGVVTGITLEFQFGTNWSRYSAYVGDIFGSLLAIEATAAFFLESTFIGVWHFGWEKLSPKAHATTAWLVAGASNLSAIWILIANGFMQNPVGYTLRNGRAELTDFFAIIVNKYAWLEFFHIIPASLLLAGFFLMGVSAWHLLRKSNESFFKKSFNIGVTVALVFSIFTAVEGHIHGNNMSLTQPAKLAAMESHWVTQRNAPMNLLVIPGEDGNVLEALPLPGVLSFLAYNDFNAEVKGLNDFPKEDRPPVILTFLSFRLMVGLGTLFPLLAGFGWLMRNKLDKYPLYLKVLPYCIPLPYIAIWAGWTLTEVGRQPWIVYGLMRTSDAVSPVATGEVGFSLVLMTLLYSLLGAAGIWLMIKLAKKGPEDNSPIQV; encoded by the coding sequence ATGGATGTGCTGATGCTTTCTCGGCTGCAATTTGCTGCGGCCACCATGTTTCACTTCATCTTCGTGCCGCTGACGCTCGGTCTTTCCGTGCTCATTGCCTGCATGGAAACGGCCTATGTACGCACCGGCAACGAGGTATACAAGAAAATGGCCAAATTCTGGGGCAAAATATTTTTGGTGAACTTCGCCCTGGGCGTTGTCACCGGCATCACCCTGGAATTTCAGTTCGGCACCAACTGGTCGAGATATTCCGCCTATGTAGGCGACATCTTCGGCTCGCTCCTGGCCATCGAGGCCACAGCCGCGTTCTTCCTGGAGTCCACCTTCATCGGCGTCTGGCACTTCGGATGGGAAAAGCTCTCGCCCAAAGCCCACGCCACCACTGCCTGGCTGGTGGCAGGCGCATCGAACCTGTCCGCCATCTGGATTCTCATCGCCAACGGCTTCATGCAGAACCCGGTGGGGTACACCCTGCGCAACGGGCGTGCGGAGCTGACCGACTTCTTCGCAATCATTGTCAACAAATATGCCTGGCTGGAATTCTTCCACATCATCCCGGCATCCCTGCTGCTGGCCGGTTTCTTCCTCATGGGCGTTTCCGCCTGGCACCTCCTGCGCAAGAGCAACGAAAGCTTCTTCAAGAAATCCTTCAACATCGGCGTGACCGTTGCCCTGGTCTTCTCCATCTTCACAGCGGTGGAGGGACACATCCACGGCAACAACATGTCCCTGACCCAGCCCGCAAAGCTGGCGGCCATGGAATCCCATTGGGTAACCCAGAGAAATGCGCCCATGAATCTTCTGGTCATTCCGGGTGAAGACGGCAACGTGCTGGAAGCCCTGCCCCTGCCCGGCGTGCTGAGCTTCCTGGCCTACAACGACTTCAACGCCGAGGTTAAGGGGCTGAACGACTTCCCCAAGGAAGACCGGCCGCCCGTGATCCTGACCTTCCTTTCCTTCCGCCTGATGGTCGGCCTGGGCACGCTCTTCCCGCTCCTTGCCGGTTTTGGCTGGCTCATGCGCAACAAACTCGACAAGTATCCCCTCTACCTGAAGGTACTGCCCTATTGCATTCCCCTGCCCTACATCGCCATCTGGGCGGGCTGGACCCTGACGGAAGTGGGCCGCCAGCCGTGGATAGTGTACGGACTCATGCGGACCAGTGATGCGGTATCCCCGGTAGCGACCGGCGAAGTGGGCTTCTCCTTGGTGCTCATGACCCTGCTCTACTCCCTGCTCGGTGCCGCCGGAATCTGGCTGATGATCAAGCTCGCCAAGAAAGGGCCTGAAGACAACAGCCCGATCCAGGTCTAA
- the cydB gene encoding cytochrome d ubiquinol oxidase subunit II: METILEIGSLHYYMAMIWFVLWGVLWAIYFMLDGFDLGVGTLLPFLAKNEAEKRAMFNATGPFWDGNEVWLIAAGGVTFAAFPYAYAQMFSGLYTALMLLLFTLIVRGVSFEFRSKVDSDAWKKIWDTAHAVCSFLPALLLGVAFGNIFQGIPLDETGFSQAGLLGLLNPYGIAGGILFVSIFLMHGALWLCIRTTGELQVRAEGIAVKLWPGVVVLTVLFLAFTALSTKLFNNYLVYPVLFVILLLPVAGLVLMRTYLGARKYWMAWASSCLYIGGTALFGVVGIFPALIPSNPNPANSLTIMNSASSLLTLQIMLGVALVFVPLVIAYQFWAYKTLATPMTDEDMHY, from the coding sequence ATGGAAACTATACTGGAAATCGGTTCGCTGCACTACTACATGGCGATGATCTGGTTCGTCCTCTGGGGAGTGCTTTGGGCCATATACTTCATGCTGGACGGTTTTGACCTGGGAGTAGGAACCCTGCTCCCCTTCCTGGCCAAGAACGAAGCCGAAAAAAGGGCGATGTTCAACGCCACCGGTCCCTTCTGGGACGGCAACGAGGTCTGGCTGATCGCGGCCGGCGGCGTCACCTTTGCCGCCTTCCCCTACGCCTATGCCCAAATGTTCAGCGGCCTGTACACGGCCCTGATGCTCCTCCTGTTCACCCTCATCGTGCGCGGAGTTTCATTCGAATTCCGCTCCAAGGTGGACAGCGACGCATGGAAAAAGATCTGGGACACCGCCCACGCGGTCTGTTCCTTCCTGCCCGCCCTGCTGCTCGGCGTGGCCTTCGGCAACATCTTCCAGGGCATCCCCCTGGATGAAACCGGGTTCTCCCAGGCCGGATTGCTCGGCCTGCTGAACCCCTACGGCATTGCGGGCGGCATCCTGTTCGTGAGCATCTTCCTCATGCACGGAGCGCTCTGGCTGTGCATCCGCACCACCGGGGAGTTGCAGGTCCGCGCAGAGGGCATCGCCGTCAAGCTGTGGCCCGGCGTGGTGGTCCTGACGGTCCTGTTCCTGGCCTTCACCGCCTTGTCCACCAAGCTGTTCAACAACTACCTGGTCTACCCGGTGCTGTTCGTCATCCTGCTCCTGCCTGTGGCCGGACTGGTGCTCATGCGCACCTACCTCGGAGCCAGGAAATACTGGATGGCCTGGGCATCCTCCTGCCTGTACATCGGCGGCACGGCACTGTTCGGCGTGGTCGGCATCTTCCCGGCCCTCATCCCGTCCAATCCCAACCCGGCCAACAGCCTGACCATCATGAACTCCGCATCCAGCCTCCTGACGCTGCAGATCATGCTCGGCGTGGCCCTGGTGTTCGTGCCCCTCGTCATCGCGTACCAATTCTGGGCCTACAAGACCCTTGCAACCCCGATGACCGATGAGGACATGCATTACTAA